In Capsicum annuum cultivar UCD-10X-F1 chromosome 11, UCD10Xv1.1, whole genome shotgun sequence, one genomic interval encodes:
- the LOC107847221 gene encoding axial regulator YABBY 4, producing the protein MSALNNHMFHDLQDTLCYVQCGYCTTILLVSVPCSSFCNKIVTVRCGHCTSLLSLNLTKASLLPFRLFDSFNQTHQLPKPEVDKEETVDANKKSVDLGSPVIASSDEEDKYENVLPVNQVNKPPEKRQRAPSAYNCFIKEEIKRLKALYPNMTHKQAFSTAAKNWAHFPSSQHRGSCSLGDGKMAKVSVARNSLVPRDRNGFLEREASSTTPFHE; encoded by the exons atgtCAGCATTGAATAACCATATGTTTCATGATCTCCAGGACACACTCTGTTATGTGCAATGTGGCTATTGCACTACCATATTACTT GTTAGTGTTCCATGCAGCAGCTTTTGTAACAAGATAGTAACAGTGAGATGTGGGCATTGCACTAGTCTCCTCTCTCTCAATTTGACTAAAGCTTCTCTTCTCCCTTTTCGTCTTTTTGATTCCTTCAACCAAACTCATCAG CTGCCAAAGCCAGAAGTTGACAAGGAGGAAACTGTTGATGCTAATAAGAAAAGTGTAGATTTGGGAAGCCCAGTTATAGCCTCTTCagatgaagaagataaatatGAGAATGTTCTTCCAGTTAATCAAGTCAATAAAC CCCCAGAGAAGAGACAACGAGCTCCATCTGCTTACAACTGCTTTATCAA agaAGAGATCAAGAGGCTGAAGGCTCTATATCCCAACATGACTCACAAGCAAGCTTTCAGTACCGCAGCAAAAAAT TGGGCCCACTTTCCATCAAGTCAACATAGAGGAAGCTGTAGCTTGGGCGACGGGAAAATGGCAAAG GTTTCTGTTGCAAGAAACTCTCTGGTCCCAAGAGATAGAAATGGTTTCCTTGAAAGAGAGGCTTCGAGTACGACTCCGTTTCATGAGTGA